The region TAAAAAACTTAACAATATCAGCATAAAACAGCGATTTTTATCACATTTGCAGTCATAAACATCGCTTGTTAAGGTGCCCCCAGATGAATTTAATGACGAGGCATAAAACATGAAAAAACTGAATATCCTTCTTCTTTCTGCTCTGACCGCCCTCTCGGGTTCCGCTCTGGCAATGGGCGGCAGCATTGAGCAGGGTAAAAACTTTACCAACCTCAACCTCGAAATGGGTAAATCCTCATCCGGTCTGTATGCCGAAAGCAACTGGCTTAAAAACACCGATGACGGTACCCAGACCGGCGGCGTGGGCGCAGGCTACAACCTGGAAGTGGGCCCGGTGATGCTGAACGCAGGTGCGAAAGCTATCTACATCGGCCCGAAAAAAGGCGATAACGGCGTGGCGTTCCCAATCGGTGGCGGCGTAAACGTAGCCCTGACCGACAGCATCCACGTGTACGGTGAAGGCTACGTGGCGCCAGAAGGGCTGAACAACAGCGTGAAAAACTACGTGGAAGCCAACGGCGGCGTAAGCTGGACGCCGATCGCGCCGGTGACCCTGAAAGTGGGCTACCGCCACGTGAGCGTTGATGGCAAAGACGGTCGTCCGAACCATACGCTTATTGACGGCGCATATGTTGGCGGTGGAGTCACCTTCTGATGAAACACCGCATGACCGCGCTTTGCGTTCTGAGCCTCACGCTGATGCTCACCGGCTGCGTCCAGTACAAATGGGTGAAACCGGGCGTCAGCGACGTGGAAATGAATAAAAAGCTCACGGAATGCGAAGCGCAGGCACTGATCGACCTTCCCCCGGATAACGTGGTGACCGGTTCGAGCTCGGAAAAAACGGACAAATCGAAAAAGAAAAAGGATATTTCCACGAGCTACACGGTTGAAGACGCGAATGAATATCGCCGGGATACGCTGGTTGACAGCTGCATGTTTAAAAGCGGCTGGGACAAGATCGAAGTGCAATAATCCCCTTAAAAAAACCTGCCGGCTGGCAGGTTTTTTTATGACCTCTTACTTACGCACCACCACCAGCTTCTGGTTCACAAACTCTTTGATCCCCAGATCCGACAGCTCGCGTCCGTAACCGGAGCGCTTCACGCCGCCGAACGGCAGCTCTGGCGCGGTATCGGTAAGCCAGTTGATGTACACCATCCCGGTCTCGATCCGGGACGCCATTTTCTTCGCGCGCTCGATATCCTGGCTGAATACCGCCCCGCCCAGGCCGTAGTGGGAGTCGTTCGCCAGCGCGACCGCCTCGTCGTCGTTTTTCACCACGTATATCTGCGCCACCGGGCCGAAGAACTCTTCGAAGTACGCCGGGTTGTCGCGCGAGATGTTCGTCAGGATCGTCGGCTCGAAGAAACTCCCGTCGCGCTGCACCGGCTTGCCGCCATAGTGCAGCGTGGCGCCGCTTTTCACCGCCTCGTTAACCTGTTTGGTCAGTGTTTCAAGCGCATCTTTCGACGACAGCGGCCCCAGCGTGGTGCTTTCGTCCAGCGGATCGCCAATCTTCACCTGCTTAAACGCTTCGGTGAATTTGCTCAGGAAAGCATCCGCAATCTTTTCATGCAGGATAAAGCGCTTCGCCGCGGTGCAGACCTGCCCGGCGTTGTTGAGGCGCGCATTCACACCAATCTTCACGGCTTTGTCCAGGTCCGCATCGTCCAGCACCACGAAGACGTCGTTACCGCCCAGCTCCAGCGTGGATTTCTTAATGTGCTTCGCCGCTTGTGCGGCCACCACGCTGCCGGCTTTTTCGGAGCCGGTTAATGCGGCGCCCTGCACGCGATCGTCGGCAATGATGTTCGCCACCTGCTCGGACGAAATAAACAGGTTGGTCCACGCCCCTTCTGGTGCGCCCGCCTCGCGCACCAGATGGGCAAAGGTCTCAGCGCAGTGCGGCACAATGCTGGCATGCTTGGCGATCACCGGGTTGCCCGCCGCCAGGTTCGGCGCCAGGACGCGCATCAGCTGATAATACGGGAAGTTCCACGGCTCAACGGCCATCAGCACGCCGATGGGGTGATGCTCCACCCACGCTTCCCCAAGCTCAGAGTCGTACTTCACCGGGGCCAGGAACTGCTTCGCATTGTCGGCGTAATAGCGGGCGATCTGCGCGCACAGCTTCACCTCGCCGCGGCTCTGTTCGATGAGCTTACCCATCTCCTGGCTGGCGATTTTCGCCAGATCCTCGATGCGCTCGTCGATCAGGTCGGCAAGCTTATGCAGCACCGGCAGGCGCTGGCTGATGTCGCCTTTCGCCCAGTCCGAATGGTAAAGCGCATCGGCCGCCTTCAGGGCCGCTTCAATATCCGCGTCGGTATGTGAGGGGTATTCTTTGATGAGCTGGTTAGTGGCAGGATTTACTGTCTGATAAGCCATGTCGAATCTCCTTGTTTTACCGCTTAGGGTATTAAGGGTAGTCAACATGACTGGCTGTGGACGTAAAGTTGGGTATATCCGGAAGGTTCTTAATGAAGCGCTGCCAGACGGTTCGCTGACGTGGTATAAAAACGTCCTGAAGGAGTTCATATGACCGATACCCGACACATCCGGCAGACTTTTCACCGCGCCTCAGGCCTTGAGCTGCGCAGCACGTGGCAGAGCACGCAGGCGTATAAACGTCATTGTCACCCGCAGCTCTCCATCGGCGCGATTGTGGAAGGCCAGACCTGCTGCGTGTGTCATGACAGAGAATACATCCTTAACCCCGGGGACCTCATTGTGATCCCGGCCTATGCGCCGCACAGCTGCAACCCCGTCGCCGGGCAACCGCGCAGCTACCATATGCTCTATATCGACACCGATCTTCCTCTGGCGCTCCAGGTGATTCGCGACCGTACGCTCTTTAAGCGCTACCTTGAGATTGTTGAGACGATGTCGCCTGCCTCCGTGGACACGCTGCTTTCAGCCCTGCCCCGCCGCCTGGAAAACGCAGATGCGCTTCGCTCAACCAGTCAGCACGTGCGGCAGGCGTTTCTTGCCGACCTGGCCGCACCGCCTTCGCTTGACGAACTTGCCCAACGATTCTCGCTGCGCAAAGAGACGCTGATCCGCACCTTCCGGCAGGACACCGGCCTGACGCCGGGCAGCTTCCTCAACATCTCCCGCGTGGAGTTCGCCAAAGCGCGGCTACGTGCCGGGGATGACATCGCCGACGTGGGCTACCAGAGCGGCTTTGCCGACCAGAGCCATTTTCATAAGACCTTCGTCAGCTATACCGCCGCCACGCCGCGCCAGTACGCCACTGGCCGATCAATATCCGACAATAAATAGCGTTTGCATCACCGTAGTCTGACCTCAGATTGTTAACCGAGGTTGCTATGGAACTGTTCTTCCCTTCCGCTTTTCTCGCTCTGGCGCTGGCGCATTTTGTCGCCCTGTTAAGCCCGGGTCCGGACTTCTTCCTGCTGGTGGGCTACGCGGCGCGCTACCGACTGCGCGGCAGCGCCGGATTGTGCGTCGGCATCGCCGCGGGCAACGCGCTCTATATTGTTCTGGTCATTATCGGCTGGAGCGCGCTGCGCCAGTTTGCCTGGCTGTTTACGCTGATAGAGCTTTGCGGCGCGCTGTACCTGCTGTGGATCGGCTCGCATCTGGTACGCAGCCAACCGCAGGCGCTGAGGCTGAATGAAACCCGTCAGCGCTGCCCTTCGCTGCGAAAGCAGATCCTGCTGGGGCTCGGCTCGGCGCTGCTTAATCCGAAGAACGCGCTTTTTTATCTGGCCCTGATGACGTCGCTACTGGGGCCGAACGTGACGCTGCTTCAGCAGGTGACCTGCGGCGTCTGGATGGTGACGGTAGTGCTGGTGTGGGATCTGGCTCTGGTGTCGCTGATGGGGCTATCGGCGGTGCAACAGAAGCTCAGCCGTGCGCTGTGGCTGATAGAGCGCACGGCGGGGGTGGTGCTGATGGGGTTTGGCGGGTGGGTGCTGTGGCGGGTGATATGAAAGAATCTTATCAGCCGTTTTCTATGCCCCTAACCGATAATCCCAGTCATCCGAGTGAATAACGTTACCGTCACGGTAATGCCAGGTAATCTTTTTATAACGAAGCAAAACAAGCTCAAGATGACCCTGTTTTTCATGGTAAGTCTCTTTCACGTCATGCATTAATGAAAACACCGTGACGACCTTCACCGCTTCCAGCGTTATCGTGAAATAGATTTCTTCCTGACCGGCATCATTGATTCTGTACAGGTCGATAGTCGCTTTCCTGAACGTACCGCCCGTGCTGAGTGCTTTATAGAGAAAAACACTGGAGGCATCTATTTCTTTCTCAATAAGAAAGGGACGATGCTGGCGTTTGCTCAATGCTCTGCCATTATGCAGGTCATAATTATAGCTTACGTTATGATAGAGCCCTAAAACCTCAATCTGGTTTTCACGGTCTTTAACTTTCACGCTGCCTTTTATGTTATTACCCGCATCGTCAGTTAATGACATATATCCCGGAATGGCCATTTACATATCCTTATCGAATGGAACAGAGTGTTCAACAGTTGAGATCATAACGGCGAGACATCTTTGACCCTGCGGGGTTGTTATTTTAAACATTTCCCTGATTGAATCCACAAAGAGCTTATTACCCTCTGCTTCCGTTTCTGGATAACTGGCAAAAGCACAGATTTGTTGAATAGTGAGTAAGGGCTTATCGTCTTTTAAAATGGCTAAAACGCCTGCAGGATTATGAGGGATAGCTTCAGAAAGCGCTGCTTTTAAGTCTTCAGCCGTACTGGCGTCCACGCCCGACTCAAGAGCACTCGCGACAGCTAACCATTTCTGATTTCCTTTGCTAATCTCTGGGATAACATGATTCCACCATTCCGACTCATCGCTATCATTAGCATATAATTGTGCAACAACATGCCTGGCGCCTTTGCCGTTTATCATCTGCAAGATCTGTTCAGGAGTGTGTTTTTTGGCAAATAAACCCATCGGTAAGCACAAGAAGAATAGCGCAATAATATACTTCATTATCGCACCACCAGTATTGTATCACCCGAATCATAAATCAAATGACGCTTGTCCTGACCGTTCATAATGATGCAACCTGCTGACGCAGAACCTGGTGGCTGACCTTTTTTATCACCATGAATTTGAAAATGATCTCTACCAAAGGTATTGGTCCCCGCTATAGGCTCAAGAATAATGGCCTCAGCACTTTTATGATTATTCCACCCGGCAGTAAAATAAATACCTCTGGGAATAGGCCCTCTGTTTCGTTGACTTTCACACTCTGGCTTATCTTTCGATTCACCCGCACCGCTGTAGCAGTTAGCGACAAACACACCATTATGGCTCAATACCCCCGTCGAAACTTTATACTCCCATGTCATCGATACCGTCTCCTTTCATAAATAGTCCTTTATCTTATGGCTAACAGGAGCGTTAAAATGACTACGACGGTCACAAAACATTACGTCCGAAAATAAATAAGCACAAAAAATATAGAAAAATTAATAATAGATAATTTAGATGTATCTATTTTTTATATAGACGACATTTGTTCACACTGAGAATGCGTCTCCCCCTTACACCAGTTTTGCACTTTTGGTTCACTTGCCTCTATCCTTAACCCATGGAAAAAATAGCTGAACTCAAACGCGCCAAGCTGCTGGCGCTGGCGCTGCTGCTGGTTGCCGCCGCGGCGTTTATCACCACCCTGTTCCTGCCGCAGACCTTCTGGGTGCGCGGCGTCAAGGCCATTGCCGAGGCGGCAATGGTCGGCGCGCTGGCTGACTGGTTTGCGGTCGTCGCGCTGTTCCGCCGGGTGCCGATTCCCTTTATCTCCCGCCATACGGCGATCATCCCGCGCAATAAAGACCGGATCGGCGACAATCTCGGCCAGTTTGTGCAGGAGAAATTTCTCGATACCCAGTCGCTGGTGGCGTTGATCCGCCGCTATGAGCCCGCGCAGATGATTGGTGCCTGGTTCAGCAAGCCCGACAACGCCCAGCGCGTCGGGCTGCATCTGATGCAGGTGATGAGCGGTTTTCTCGAGCTGACCGACGACGGGCGCATTCAACGCCTGCTCAAACGCGCGGTGCATAAGGCCATCGACAAGGTCGACTTCACTGAAACCAGCGCCGTGATGCTGGAGAGCATGACCAAAAACAACCGCCATCAGGTGCTGCTGGACACCATCATCAACCGGCTGATTACCCTCATTCAGCGGGAAAGCACGCGGGAGTTTATCGCCGACCAGATCGTCCACTGGCTCAAAACCGAGCATCCGCGCAAGGCGATGGTGCTGCCCACCGAGTGGCTGGGCGATCAAAGCGCGGAGATGGTGTCAAACGCGGTGAACACGCTGCTGGACGATATCAGCCACGACCGCACGCACCAGATCCGCCAGGCGTTTGACCGCGCCACGCTGAAGCTTATCGACAACCTGAAAAACGATCCGGACATGACGGCAAAAGCCGACAACATCAAGCACTACCTGAAAAACGATGAGGCGTTTAACCGCTATCTGGGTGAGATGTGGGCCGACCTGCGCCAGTGGCTGAAGGCGGACATGCAGAGTGAGGACTCGCGCGTGAAGCAGCGCATCGCCAACGCCGGGCTTTGGTTCGGTGAAACGCTGACGAACGATGCGAACCTGCAGGCCTCGCTGAACGAGCATCTGGAGCAGGCCGCGCACCGCCTCGCGCCGGATTTTGCCGCGTTCCTGACACGCCACATCAGCGACACGGTGAAAAGCTGGGATGCCAAAGACATGTCCCGCCAGATTGAGCTGAACATTGGCAAGGATCTGCAGTTTATCCGCGTCAACGGCACCCTGGTGGGCGGGACGATTGGCCTGATCCTGTTTTTACTCTCGCAAATCCCGACGCTTATCCATTGAGCGTCCTGAGGATCAGCGCCTTCATGCTGGAAATAGCGGCATTGGCGGAGGCGCTTCCCTGATGCAGCGCTATTCCCAACTCTCCTGTATCTGGCAACAGGCGGCTGTCGACCTGTAACGTCTCGGGCAGGCCAATACGCGTGCGGAGCGTAATACCCAGCCCCGCGCTGACGCCCGCCCACAGTCCGCTCAGGCTATAGCTGGTAAAAGCGATACGCCAGGGAATACCTGCGGCATCCAGCGCTGCGATAGCCCGGCTTCGCAAGAGGCAGGGGGCGTCAAACATCACCAGCGGCAGCGGCTCACCTCGGTGCAGAAGTACCTCAATGTCCTCGCTGGACCGGCAAATCCACTTTAGCGGCTCGCTTCGCACATAGTCGCCTTCTCGTCCTTCCTGCCAGACCAGCGCCAGATCGAGTTCGTTTGCCGCCACGCCCCGCAGCAGCGGCGGGTTGCGATCGACGCGCGCGATCATGCGAAGCTCAGGGTGTTGTCTGTGAAAATCGCCGATAACCTGCGGCATCACGGATTCCCCAAAGTCCTCCTGCATACCCAGACGCACCTCGCCCTGCAGCAACTCCCCCCTGATAGCCCGGAGCGCTTCATCATTTAATGCCAGCATGCGTCGGGCGTAGCTCAGCAGAATTTCACCCTCCCGGGTCAGAGCCAGCGTACGCCCCTGCTTCACGGTGAGCGCCACGCCGCACTGCTGCTCCAGCTTTTTTAGCTGGGCGCTGACCGCAGAGGTGGACCGACACAGCCTGTACGCCGCCTCGGCAAAGCTGGTGGATTGAATACCCTCCACAAAGCTGCGCAGCGCGTCCAGGTCTAATGCTGAAAAGCGTTTATCCATATCATCCTCATTTTCAGGACATTTAGTCCTGAACATTGTGATTTTATTTATGGTGGCAGCCTGCGAGAGTGATTTCCAGACGACAGGAGGAATAAAAATGAGCACAACACTGAATCGCGACACGCTTGCGCAGGTCTCCCCTAAGCTGGCGGAACTCAGCCAGCAGGTGCTGTTTGGCGATATCTGGCAGCGTTCGCAGCTTGCTCCGCGGGATCGCAGCCTGATCACGCTTGCCGCCCTGGCCGCCCTGGGGCGTACCGCGCAGCTTCCCTGGCATATCGACTTTGCCCGACAAAACGGCGTGACGGACGACGAGATTGCCGAAGCGTTTACCCATCTGGCGTTTTACGCAGGCTGGCCGGCAGCCGTCAGCGCCCTGACCTGCCTGGCAGAGGAGAAACAATAATGCCGTTTGTTCGCATCATGACGGGTGGCCGCTATAGCGAGATGCAGAAAAAACAGATTTCGGACATTCTGCACCAGGCGCTGACGGAAACCTTCGCCGTTCCCGCGCAGGACCGGTTTCATTTTTTTGAATGCTTCGCTGCCGGGGATCGATACGTTGATCGGCACTATCTCAGCCCGGGCAGAACGGAGGGGGCAATACTGTTCAATATCGTGGCCGGTAAGCCGAGGAGCGATGAACAAAAAGCGGCGCTCTACCGCCAGTTGGCTGCGCAACTGAATGAGAAGATGGGCATCAATGGTGGGGACGTGATGGTCGTTATCCAGTTTACTGCCGCTGAAGACTGGAGCTTCAGCGGCGGCATACGCTATCAGCCCTGAATGACGTAGCGCGTCGCCTCGAAGCGGTTCAGGATCAGGTGCACCAGAAAGACCATCGTCAGCGTCGCCACCAGCGAAAAGGTGACGGAGGTGATGCGGTACAGATCGCTGAACACCAGGTCAGTGTCCGGGTGCATGTTCTGCCCGAACATAATGCCGATGGTGGTGATGCTGGAGAACCCCACGCCTGCGCCCACCTTCTCCATCACGTGGAGTCGTGCGCCAAACGCCAGCCCGAGGCCGATCAGCGGCATCATCAATAGCATATGGCTGCTGTGATCGTAGAGGATCAGCTGCACCACCAGAATATAGAGGCAGCCCAGCACCACGCCGACCACGCGCCAGATGGAGCTCATCACCGAACCGCGATAGTGCATCGGGAACAGGATTAAAATCCCCGCCATCAGCGCCGAAAGCGAATCGCTTAAGTCGCTGATCTGAAAAACGATGAATATCAGCGTCGCGACGGTACCGGAGAGCAGCGACTCGTGGCGCACGCGGGCGTCGTCTTTCTCAATCAGCGGCGGCGGCTTGCGGGGCTCCACGTCCGGCAGGAGATATTTCATCAGCGCGCTCAGGCATACCGCCATCACGCTCGCTTCGATGTTGGAAAACAGCAGCGTGTGCCAGTTGGTGGTGGGGTAGCTCATAAAGTTGAGCATCACGCTCTGGCACACCACGCCCATGGACCCGAACAAAAACAGCGGCCCTTTACTCATAAAGCGAAAGCGCATCACGTACAGGGCAAACACCACCAGCGTCATGATGACCGGCCACTGCGACAGATAGCCGATGATAATCACCATTTCAACGCAGTTTAGCGCGGCGCTGAAGATAAACTGCTTCGCCACGTGGCGGTTAAACACCGGCACCAGCGACAGCAGCATAATCGGGTAGACCACGAAAAACACGCCGTAGCTGGTGTTGTAGAAGCTGGAGATGCTGAGCGCAATCATCCCGGCAAAGACGATGCGCAGGGTCTGGCGAAAGTCGTTTGCCGTATAGACGATGTTGCCGTGCGGGGTAAACACCCGCGCCAGGGTAGTAATAGACATCGAACTAATAAACATAGTGCAGCAGGCTCACCAGGTGGATCTGCATCCCGGAGAAGAAGCGCGCAAACGGTCCTTCGCTGTTGTAGAGCTGCACGGTCGCGCGGGCGCCGGTCGGCAGATGCTTCGGCAGCGCCTCGTCCAGCGTCACGTGAATGCGCATGCGCTGAGCGTCGCGCACCCAGCGGTTGGAGGTTTCCGGCTCGGAGAGCTGGCCGTTAACCGCCTCCTGACCGGCAAGGATCCCCGCGTCGCTGCTGGTGACGTGGGCGCGGAAAACGTGCCCCGGGAAGGCGTCGAACACCACGGCGGCGTCGGTGCCCTGACGGGTATGGCGCAGGCTCTTCTCGCGGAAATCGGCCACGATGTCGGTCTGGTTGTTCACCAGAGCCAGCGCGGCTGAGCCCGAGGAGGCGTAAAAGCCCGGGCTTAACTGCAGGTTACTGACCGTGCCGTCCGCCTGGGCGTAAACCTTCGTCCAGCCAAGATTGAGTTCCGCTTCATCCAGCGCGTTGCGGTATTTTTGCAGCGTCACGTTGCGGTGCTCGTCCCGCTCGCCGCGCTGAATGCGCAGGTTCTGGATGTTGGCCTGAATTGAGCTGACGGACTGTTCGCTGTTCTGCCAGGTCGTACGGACCTTATCCAGATCTGCCTGCGAGACGTTCTGCAGCGTGCTCAGCTTCTGGTAGCGATCAAAGGTTACTTTGTCGTTACGCGCGGTCAGCACGGCGGTTTTCAGGCTGGCCTGCGCGGCGGCGATCTGCGCGTCCAACTGTTCGTTAGACAGGCGAGCCTGCTCAAGCGCGATTTGCGCAGCTTCCACCTTATTGCGAAACGGCGTGTCGTCGAGCTCAAACAGCAGATCGCCTCTCTTCACCTGGCTGTTGTTGTGGACATGTACCGCCGCAATGTAACCGGAGACGCGCGGAGACACCGGCGTCACCACGCGCATCACGGTGGAGTCCGGCGTCAGCGGGATCCAGATATCCGCGACGATAAAGTAGACAAACATCAGCAGGAAAGAGGCAATACTCACCCTTACCCAGCGGGCAAACTTTTGTTCAGGGGTCATTATTTTTCGGTCTTGTTATCTTCTTCGCGGATTGTCCGCAAATTGCAGGCGATTTGATTCAGGGTAGCGCTGAAAATGTCGAGATGTTCCGGCGCGATGTTTTGCGATACGCGCGCCTGATACGTCTCAATCACCTGAGTGAGCCTTTGTAACAGGGCTTTTCCCTCAGGCGTCAGCGTCAGAAGCCGGATGCGCTTGTCATAAGGCGATACGGCGCGCAGCAGGTATCCCTGCTTTTCCAGCTGTGTCAGGGTGCGCATCAGCGGCGGCAGTTCAATGCCCTGCACCTCCGCCAGCTCACTCATTGAGACGTTATCCCCGAGCTGATGCAGCTGCATCATCACCGTCCAGCTCGACTGGGTTAACCCGGTATCGAGAATGGCCTCGTCGATGACGGCACGCCACTGGCGCACGATCATCGCCATCCGCATGCCCATCGGCCTGCGGCAGAACAGTTCTTCTTCACTCATGGGGAAACCTCTCGTCACACGCGGTCAAGATAATAGTTATCAGGGTAAGTATCAAGAAACGAGAGGCGAAAGCGCAGGAATTGCGAAAAGGGTGTTCTCCCTCTCCCTGTGGGAGAGGGTCGGGGTGAGGGCATCAGCCCGCAGCGGCGTTTAGCGGCTAAAATGCTTCCTGAAGGCGGCCTTTCCCGACGCCGTCACCACCACCTCCCGATACCCCGCCACCCGCTGGATCCAGCCTTTATTTTCCAGATGATCGAGCAGCAACGCGCCGGCTTCTCCGCCCAGGTGAAACCGCCGCTCGCTCCAGTCCAGGCAGGCGCAGCAGGCCTTCCGGCGCGGATGCGCGCTTAACGAAATGCCGAGCGTCAGGAACTGCTCCCGGCCATAGAGTGTCAACGCTGAACCGTCAGCCTCCAGCCAGCCTTCCGCCTGCATGAAATCATAGATCTGCACCGCCACCGCGCCTGCGAGATGGTCATAGCAGGT is a window of Enterobacter pseudoroggenkampii DNA encoding:
- a CDS encoding YfaZ family outer membrane protein, which produces MKKLNILLLSALTALSGSALAMGGSIEQGKNFTNLNLEMGKSSSGLYAESNWLKNTDDGTQTGGVGAGYNLEVGPVMLNAGAKAIYIGPKKGDNGVAFPIGGGVNVALTDSIHVYGEGYVAPEGLNNSVKNYVEANGGVSWTPIAPVTLKVGYRHVSVDGKDGRPNHTLIDGAYVGGGVTF
- a CDS encoding NAD-dependent succinate-semialdehyde dehydrogenase, with the translated sequence MAYQTVNPATNQLIKEYPSHTDADIEAALKAADALYHSDWAKGDISQRLPVLHKLADLIDERIEDLAKIASQEMGKLIEQSRGEVKLCAQIARYYADNAKQFLAPVKYDSELGEAWVEHHPIGVLMAVEPWNFPYYQLMRVLAPNLAAGNPVIAKHASIVPHCAETFAHLVREAGAPEGAWTNLFISSEQVANIIADDRVQGAALTGSEKAGSVVAAQAAKHIKKSTLELGGNDVFVVLDDADLDKAVKIGVNARLNNAGQVCTAAKRFILHEKIADAFLSKFTEAFKQVKIGDPLDESTTLGPLSSKDALETLTKQVNEAVKSGATLHYGGKPVQRDGSFFEPTILTNISRDNPAYFEEFFGPVAQIYVVKNDDEAVALANDSHYGLGGAVFSQDIERAKKMASRIETGMVYINWLTDTAPELPFGGVKRSGYGRELSDLGIKEFVNQKLVVVRK
- a CDS encoding helix-turn-helix domain-containing protein, encoding MTDTRHIRQTFHRASGLELRSTWQSTQAYKRHCHPQLSIGAIVEGQTCCVCHDREYILNPGDLIVIPAYAPHSCNPVAGQPRSYHMLYIDTDLPLALQVIRDRTLFKRYLEIVETMSPASVDTLLSALPRRLENADALRSTSQHVRQAFLADLAAPPSLDELAQRFSLRKETLIRTFRQDTGLTPGSFLNISRVEFAKARLRAGDDIADVGYQSGFADQSHFHKTFVSYTAATPRQYATGRSISDNK
- a CDS encoding LysE family translocator, whose amino-acid sequence is MELFFPSAFLALALAHFVALLSPGPDFFLLVGYAARYRLRGSAGLCVGIAAGNALYIVLVIIGWSALRQFAWLFTLIELCGALYLLWIGSHLVRSQPQALRLNETRQRCPSLRKQILLGLGSALLNPKNALFYLALMTSLLGPNVTLLQQVTCGVWMVTVVLVWDLALVSLMGLSAVQQKLSRALWLIERTAGVVLMGFGGWVLWRVI
- the tssD gene encoding type VI secretion system tube protein TssD — encoded protein: MAIPGYMSLTDDAGNNIKGSVKVKDRENQIEVLGLYHNVSYNYDLHNGRALSKRQHRPFLIEKEIDASSVFLYKALSTGGTFRKATIDLYRINDAGQEEIYFTITLEAVKVVTVFSLMHDVKETYHEKQGHLELVLLRYKKITWHYRDGNVIHSDDWDYRLGA
- a CDS encoding tlde1 domain-containing protein, producing the protein MTWEYKVSTGVLSHNGVFVANCYSGAGESKDKPECESQRNRGPIPRGIYFTAGWNNHKSAEAIILEPIAGTNTFGRDHFQIHGDKKGQPPGSASAGCIIMNGQDKRHLIYDSGDTILVVR
- a CDS encoding DUF445 domain-containing protein, whose product is MEKIAELKRAKLLALALLLVAAAAFITTLFLPQTFWVRGVKAIAEAAMVGALADWFAVVALFRRVPIPFISRHTAIIPRNKDRIGDNLGQFVQEKFLDTQSLVALIRRYEPAQMIGAWFSKPDNAQRVGLHLMQVMSGFLELTDDGRIQRLLKRAVHKAIDKVDFTETSAVMLESMTKNNRHQVLLDTIINRLITLIQRESTREFIADQIVHWLKTEHPRKAMVLPTEWLGDQSAEMVSNAVNTLLDDISHDRTHQIRQAFDRATLKLIDNLKNDPDMTAKADNIKHYLKNDEAFNRYLGEMWADLRQWLKADMQSEDSRVKQRIANAGLWFGETLTNDANLQASLNEHLEQAAHRLAPDFAAFLTRHISDTVKSWDAKDMSRQIELNIGKDLQFIRVNGTLVGGTIGLILFLLSQIPTLIH
- a CDS encoding LysR substrate-binding domain-containing protein, with translation MDKRFSALDLDALRSFVEGIQSTSFAEAAYRLCRSTSAVSAQLKKLEQQCGVALTVKQGRTLALTREGEILLSYARRMLALNDEALRAIRGELLQGEVRLGMQEDFGESVMPQVIGDFHRQHPELRMIARVDRNPPLLRGVAANELDLALVWQEGREGDYVRSEPLKWICRSSEDIEVLLHRGEPLPLVMFDAPCLLRSRAIAALDAAGIPWRIAFTSYSLSGLWAGVSAGLGITLRTRIGLPETLQVDSRLLPDTGELGIALHQGSASANAAISSMKALILRTLNG
- a CDS encoding carboxymuconolactone decarboxylase family protein, with product MSTTLNRDTLAQVSPKLAELSQQVLFGDIWQRSQLAPRDRSLITLAALAALGRTAQLPWHIDFARQNGVTDDEIAEAFTHLAFYAGWPAAVSALTCLAEEKQ
- a CDS encoding tautomerase family protein, with amino-acid sequence MPFVRIMTGGRYSEMQKKQISDILHQALTETFAVPAQDRFHFFECFAAGDRYVDRHYLSPGRTEGAILFNIVAGKPRSDEQKAALYRQLAAQLNEKMGINGGDVMVVIQFTAAEDWSFSGGIRYQP
- a CDS encoding DUF2955 domain-containing protein; its protein translation is MSITTLARVFTPHGNIVYTANDFRQTLRIVFAGMIALSISSFYNTSYGVFFVVYPIMLLSLVPVFNRHVAKQFIFSAALNCVEMVIIIGYLSQWPVIMTLVVFALYVMRFRFMSKGPLFLFGSMGVVCQSVMLNFMSYPTTNWHTLLFSNIEASVMAVCLSALMKYLLPDVEPRKPPPLIEKDDARVRHESLLSGTVATLIFIVFQISDLSDSLSALMAGILILFPMHYRGSVMSSIWRVVGVVLGCLYILVVQLILYDHSSHMLLMMPLIGLGLAFGARLHVMEKVGAGVGFSSITTIGIMFGQNMHPDTDLVFSDLYRITSVTFSLVATLTMVFLVHLILNRFEATRYVIQG
- a CDS encoding HlyD family secretion protein, which gives rise to MMTPEQKFARWVRVSIASFLLMFVYFIVADIWIPLTPDSTVMRVVTPVSPRVSGYIAAVHVHNNSQVKRGDLLFELDDTPFRNKVEAAQIALEQARLSNEQLDAQIAAAQASLKTAVLTARNDKVTFDRYQKLSTLQNVSQADLDKVRTTWQNSEQSVSSIQANIQNLRIQRGERDEHRNVTLQKYRNALDEAELNLGWTKVYAQADGTVSNLQLSPGFYASSGSAALALVNNQTDIVADFREKSLRHTRQGTDAAVVFDAFPGHVFRAHVTSSDAGILAGQEAVNGQLSEPETSNRWVRDAQRMRIHVTLDEALPKHLPTGARATVQLYNSEGPFARFFSGMQIHLVSLLHYVY
- a CDS encoding MarR family winged helix-turn-helix transcriptional regulator: MSEEELFCRRPMGMRMAMIVRQWRAVIDEAILDTGLTQSSWTVMMQLHQLGDNVSMSELAEVQGIELPPLMRTLTQLEKQGYLLRAVSPYDKRIRLLTLTPEGKALLQRLTQVIETYQARVSQNIAPEHLDIFSATLNQIACNLRTIREEDNKTEK